In a single window of the Mesorhizobium shangrilense genome:
- the secE gene encoding preprotein translocase subunit SecE has protein sequence MASKTTNPFTFLQQVRQETAKVTWPSRRETMISTAMVLAFAALAMIFFFAADQLMAFGVELILGIGR, from the coding sequence ATGGCATCGAAGACCACGAACCCTTTCACGTTCTTGCAGCAGGTAAGGCAGGAGACTGCAAAGGTGACGTGGCCATCCCGGCGCGAGACCATGATCTCGACGGCTATGGTCCTGGCCTTTGCTGCGCTTGCTATGATCTTCTTCTTTGCTGCCGATCAGCTGATGGCATTTGGCGTTGAGCTGATCCTCGGCATTGGGCGCTAA
- the rpoB gene encoding DNA-directed RNA polymerase subunit beta, protein MAQTQTFNGRRRVRKFFGKIPEVAEMPNLIEVQKASYDQFLMVDEPKGGRPDEGLQAVFKSVFPISDFSGSSMLEFVKYEFEAPKFDVDECRQRDLTFAAPLKVTLRLIVFDVDEDTGSKSIKDIKEQDVYMGDMPLMTSNGTFIINGTERVIVSQMHRSPGVFFDHDKGKSHSSGKLLFAARVIPYRGSWLDIEFDSKDVVHARIDRRRKIPATSLLMALGMDGEEILSTFYNKITYTKSGDHWRIPFSVERFKGLKAVNDLVDADTGEIVVEQGKKITARQAKQLADKGLKAIKATEDDLFGSYLAEDIVNYATGEIYLEAGDEIDEKTLKVLIEAGEEEIEILDIDHVNVGAYIRNTLAVDKNESRQDALFDIYRVMRPGEPPTLETAEAMFNSLFFDAERYDLSAVGRVKMNMRLELDAEDTVRVLRKEDILAVVRTLVELRDGKGEIDDIDNLGNRRVRSVGELMENQYRVGLLRMERAIKERMSSIEIDTVMPQDLINAKPAAAAVREFFGSSQLSQFMDQTNPLSEITHKRRLSALGPGGLTRERAGFEVRDVHPTHYGRICPIETPEGPNIGLINSLATFARVNKYGFIESPYRKIVDGKLTNDVVYLSAMEEAKHFVAQANAELDAEGHFVDEFVICRNAGEVMMTPRENVDLMDVSPKQMVSVAAALIPFLENDDANRALMGSNMQRQAVPLVRAEAPFVGTGMEPIVARDSGAAIGARRGGIVDQVDATRIVIRATEDLEAGKSGVDIYRLMKFQRSNQNTCINQRPLVKMGDRIEKGDIIADGPSTDLGDLALGRNVLVAFMPWNGYNYEDSILLSERIVADDVFTSIHIEEFEVMARDTKLGPEEITRDIPNVSEEALKNLDEAGIVYIGAEVQPGDILVGKITPKGESPMTPEEKLLRAIFGEKASDVRDTSMRMPPGTFGTVVEVRVFNRHGVEKDERAMAIEREEIERLAKDRDDEQAILDRNVYSRLSDMLAAQEAIAGPKGFKKGTTLSKELLADYPRSQWWQFAVESEKLQSELEALRGQYDESKKALEQRFMDKVEKVQRGDEMPPGVMKMVKVFVAVKRKMQPGDKMAGRHGNKGVVSRIVPVEDMPFLEDGTHADIVLNPLGVPSRMNVGQILETHLGWACAGMGRKIGDLIEAYKKSGDIKPLRKTIEDIIPANDRNEPVRNYDDDSIVRLGEQMKRGVSIATPVFDGAHEVNINEMLEQAGLHSSGQSTLYDGRTGEPFDRKVTMGYIYMLKLHHLVDDKIHARSIGPYSLVTQQPLGGKAQFGGQRFGEMEVWALEAYGAAYTLQEMLTVKSDDVAGRTKVYEAIVRGDDTFEAGIPESFNVLVKEMRSLGLNVELENTRVDEQPQRLPDAAE, encoded by the coding sequence ATGGCCCAGACACAGACTTTCAATGGCCGCAGACGCGTACGCAAGTTCTTCGGGAAGATCCCCGAAGTTGCGGAGATGCCGAATCTGATCGAGGTCCAGAAGGCGTCCTATGATCAGTTCCTCATGGTGGACGAGCCCAAGGGCGGCCGTCCCGACGAGGGCCTGCAGGCTGTTTTCAAGTCGGTCTTCCCGATTTCCGATTTCTCCGGCTCGTCGATGCTCGAGTTCGTCAAGTACGAGTTCGAGGCGCCGAAGTTCGACGTCGACGAATGCCGCCAGCGCGACCTTACCTTCGCCGCGCCGCTCAAGGTGACGCTGCGCCTGATCGTGTTCGATGTCGATGAGGACACCGGCTCGAAGTCGATCAAGGACATCAAGGAGCAGGACGTCTACATGGGCGACATGCCTCTGATGACGTCGAACGGCACCTTCATCATCAACGGCACCGAGCGCGTCATCGTCTCGCAGATGCACCGTTCGCCGGGCGTCTTCTTCGACCATGACAAGGGCAAGTCCCACTCGTCGGGCAAGCTGCTGTTTGCCGCCCGCGTCATCCCCTATCGCGGCTCCTGGCTCGACATCGAGTTCGATTCCAAGGACGTCGTGCACGCGCGCATCGACCGTCGCCGCAAGATCCCGGCCACGAGCCTTCTGATGGCGCTCGGCATGGACGGCGAGGAGATCCTGTCCACGTTCTACAACAAGATCACCTACACGAAGTCCGGCGACCACTGGCGCATCCCGTTCTCCGTGGAGCGCTTCAAGGGCCTGAAGGCGGTCAACGACCTGGTTGACGCGGACACCGGCGAGATCGTCGTCGAGCAGGGCAAGAAGATCACCGCGCGCCAGGCCAAGCAGCTGGCCGACAAGGGCCTGAAGGCGATCAAGGCGACCGAGGACGATCTGTTCGGCTCCTATCTCGCTGAGGACATCGTCAACTACGCGACCGGCGAGATCTATCTCGAGGCCGGCGACGAGATCGACGAGAAGACCCTTAAGGTGCTGATCGAGGCCGGTGAGGAGGAGATCGAGATCCTCGACATCGACCATGTAAACGTCGGCGCCTACATCCGCAATACGCTCGCCGTCGACAAGAACGAGAGCCGTCAGGACGCGCTGTTCGACATCTACCGTGTCATGCGCCCCGGCGAGCCGCCGACGCTGGAGACGGCCGAGGCGATGTTCAATTCGCTCTTCTTCGATGCCGAGCGCTATGACCTTTCTGCGGTCGGCCGCGTCAAGATGAACATGCGCCTCGAACTCGACGCCGAGGACACCGTGCGCGTGCTGCGCAAGGAGGACATCCTTGCCGTGGTCAGGACGCTCGTCGAGCTGCGCGACGGGAAGGGCGAGATCGACGACATCGACAATCTCGGCAACCGCCGCGTGCGCTCGGTCGGCGAGCTGATGGAGAACCAGTACCGCGTCGGTCTGCTGCGCATGGAGCGCGCGATCAAGGAGCGCATGTCCTCGATCGAGATCGACACGGTCATGCCGCAGGACCTGATCAACGCCAAGCCGGCCGCCGCCGCAGTGCGTGAGTTCTTCGGTTCCTCGCAGCTGTCGCAGTTCATGGACCAGACCAACCCGCTCTCCGAGATCACGCACAAGCGTCGTCTCTCGGCGCTCGGGCCAGGCGGTCTGACCCGCGAGCGCGCTGGCTTCGAGGTGCGCGACGTTCACCCGACCCACTACGGCCGTATCTGCCCGATTGAGACGCCGGAAGGCCCGAATATCGGTCTTATCAACAGCCTGGCGACGTTTGCTCGCGTGAACAAGTATGGCTTCATCGAGAGCCCGTACCGTAAGATCGTCGACGGCAAGCTGACCAATGACGTGGTCTACCTCTCCGCCATGGAAGAGGCCAAGCACTTCGTTGCGCAGGCCAACGCCGAACTGGACGCGGAAGGGCACTTCGTCGACGAATTCGTCATCTGCCGCAACGCCGGCGAGGTGATGATGACGCCGCGCGAGAACGTCGACCTGATGGACGTGTCGCCGAAGCAGATGGTGTCGGTCGCCGCGGCGCTGATCCCGTTCCTGGAAAACGACGACGCCAACCGCGCCCTCATGGGTTCGAACATGCAGCGTCAGGCCGTGCCGCTGGTGCGCGCCGAAGCGCCGTTCGTCGGCACCGGCATGGAGCCGATCGTCGCCCGTGACTCCGGCGCCGCCATCGGCGCTCGCCGCGGCGGCATCGTCGACCAGGTTGACGCGACGCGTATCGTCATTCGCGCGACGGAAGACCTCGAGGCCGGCAAGTCCGGCGTCGACATCTACCGTCTGATGAAGTTCCAGCGCTCGAACCAGAACACCTGCATCAACCAGCGTCCGCTGGTGAAGATGGGCGACCGGATCGAGAAGGGCGACATCATCGCGGACGGTCCTTCGACCGATCTCGGCGATCTGGCGCTGGGCCGCAACGTGCTCGTCGCGTTCATGCCGTGGAACGGCTACAACTACGAGGACTCCATCCTTCTGTCGGAGCGCATCGTCGCCGATGACGTCTTCACCTCGATCCACATCGAGGAGTTCGAGGTCATGGCCCGCGACACCAAGCTCGGGCCGGAGGAGATCACGCGCGACATTCCGAACGTTTCGGAAGAGGCGCTGAAGAACCTCGACGAAGCCGGCATCGTCTACATCGGCGCGGAAGTGCAGCCGGGCGACATCCTGGTCGGCAAGATCACGCCCAAGGGCGAGAGCCCGATGACGCCGGAGGAAAAGCTCCTGCGCGCCATCTTCGGCGAGAAGGCTTCCGACGTCCGCGACACGTCCATGCGGATGCCTCCGGGCACCTTTGGCACGGTCGTCGAAGTGCGCGTCTTCAACCGCCACGGCGTGGAGAAGGACGAACGCGCCATGGCAATCGAGCGCGAGGAGATCGAGCGTCTCGCCAAGGACCGCGACGACGAGCAGGCGATCCTCGACCGCAACGTCTACAGCCGTCTTTCCGACATGCTCGCAGCCCAGGAAGCGATTGCCGGGCCGAAGGGCTTCAAGAAGGGCACCACGCTCTCCAAGGAGCTGCTGGCCGACTATCCGCGGTCGCAGTGGTGGCAGTTCGCCGTCGAGTCCGAGAAGCTTCAGAGCGAGCTGGAGGCTCTGCGCGGCCAGTACGACGAGTCCAAGAAGGCGCTCGAGCAGCGCTTCATGGACAAGGTCGAGAAGGTGCAGCGCGGCGACGAAATGCCTCCGGGCGTCATGAAGATGGTCAAGGTCTTCGTGGCCGTGAAGCGCAAGATGCAGCCGGGCGACAAGATGGCCGGCCGTCACGGCAACAAGGGCGTCGTGTCGCGCATCGTACCGGTCGAGGACATGCCGTTCCTCGAGGACGGCACGCATGCCGACATCGTGCTCAACCCGCTGGGCGTGCCGAGCCGCATGAACGTCGGCCAGATCCTGGAGACGCATCTGGGATGGGCCTGCGCCGGCATGGGCAGGAAGATCGGCGACTTGATCGAGGCCTACAAGAAGAGCGGCGACATCAAGCCGCTGCGCAAGACCATCGAGGACATCATTCCGGCAAACGACCGGAACGAGCCGGTGCGCAATTACGACGACGACTCCATCGTTCGCCTCGGCGAGCAGATGAAGCGCGGCGTCTCGATCGCGACCCCGGTCTTCGACGGCGCGCACGAGGTCAACATCAACGAGATGCTTGAGCAGGCGGGTCTGCACTCGAGCGGTCAGTCGACGCTGTACGACGGCCGTACGGGCGAGCCGTTCGACCGCAAGGTGACGATGGGCTACATCTATATGCTCAAGCTTCACCACCTGGTGGACGACAAGATCCACGCCCGTTCGATCGGCCCGTACAGCCTCGTCACCCAGCAGCCGCTGGGCGGCAAGGCGCAGTTCGGCGGCCAGCGCTTCGGCGAGATGGAGGTCTGGGCTCTGGAAGCCTACGGCGCGGCCTACACGCTGCAGGAGATGCTGACGGTGAAGTCGGACGACGTGGCCGGCCGCACCAAGGTCTACGAGGCGATCGTGCGTGGCGACGACACCTTCGAGGCCGGCATCCCGGAGAGCTTCAACGTGCTGGTCAAGGAAATGCGTTCGCTCGGCCTCAACGTCGAACTGGAGAACACCAGGGTCGACGAGCAGCCGCAGCGGCTGCCGGATGCCGCCGAGTAG
- the rplA gene encoding 50S ribosomal protein L1 has translation MAKIAKRVAKSREGIDRNKAYSLDEAVKLLKDRASAKFDETFEVAMNLGVDPRHADQMVRGVVNLPNGTGRTVRVAVFAKGAKADEAKAAGADIVGAEDLVQIVQGGTIDFDRCIATPDMMALVGRLGKVLGPRGMMPNPKVGTVTMDVAGAVKASKGGAVEFRVEKAGIVHGGVGKASFDAEALAQNIRAFADAVTKAKPTGAKGNYVKKVSLSTTMGPGLKLDPSSLAPAS, from the coding sequence ATGGCAAAGATCGCAAAGCGTGTAGCCAAGTCCCGTGAGGGCATCGACCGCAACAAAGCCTACTCGCTCGACGAGGCGGTGAAGCTGCTCAAGGATCGTGCGTCGGCGAAATTCGACGAGACCTTCGAGGTCGCGATGAATCTCGGCGTCGATCCGCGCCATGCCGACCAGATGGTCCGCGGCGTCGTCAATCTGCCGAACGGCACGGGTCGCACCGTGCGCGTCGCCGTGTTCGCGAAGGGCGCGAAGGCGGATGAGGCGAAGGCTGCCGGCGCGGATATCGTTGGCGCCGAAGACCTGGTCCAGATCGTCCAGGGCGGCACCATCGATTTCGATCGCTGTATCGCGACCCCCGACATGATGGCCCTCGTCGGTCGCCTCGGTAAGGTGCTCGGCCCGCGCGGCATGATGCCGAACCCGAAGGTCGGCACCGTCACGATGGACGTCGCAGGCGCCGTCAAGGCGTCGAAGGGCGGCGCAGTGGAGTTCCGCGTCGAGAAGGCTGGTATCGTGCATGGCGGCGTCGGCAAGGCGTCGTTCGATGCCGAGGCGCTCGCCCAGAACATCCGCGCCTTCGCCGATGCGGTGACCAAGGCCAAGCCGACCGGCGCCAAGGGCAACTACGTCAAGAAGGTGTCGCTGTCGACAACGATGGGTCCCGGCCTGAAGCTCGATCCGTCGAGCCTCGCGCCCGCGTCCTGA
- the rplK gene encoding 50S ribosomal protein L11: MAKKVAGQLKLQVAAGSATPSPPIGPALGQRGINIMEFCKAFNAQTQELEKGSPIPVVITYYQDKSFTFVMKTPPVTYFLKKAANLKSGSKEPGKAKAGQISRDKVREIAEAKMKDLNANDVEAAMRMVEGSARSMGLEVVG, translated from the coding sequence ATGGCTAAGAAAGTAGCCGGCCAGCTCAAGCTCCAGGTCGCTGCGGGCTCCGCGACTCCGTCGCCCCCGATCGGTCCTGCGCTTGGTCAGCGCGGCATCAACATCATGGAATTCTGCAAGGCGTTCAACGCTCAGACGCAGGAACTGGAGAAGGGTTCGCCCATCCCGGTGGTGATCACCTACTATCAGGACAAGTCCTTCACCTTCGTCATGAAGACGCCGCCGGTGACGTACTTCCTGAAGAAGGCCGCCAATCTGAAGTCGGGCTCCAAGGAGCCGGGCAAGGCGAAGGCAGGGCAGATCAGCCGCGACAAGGTGCGCGAGATCGCCGAAGCCAAGATGAAGGATCTGAACGCAAACGACGTCGAGGCGGCCATGCGCATGGTCGAGGGCTCCGCCCGCTCGATGGGCCTCGAAGTGGTGGGCTGA
- the nusG gene encoding transcription termination/antitermination protein NusG: MTARWYIVHAYSNFEKKVAEDIENKARQKGLSDQIEQIVVPTEKVVEIRRGKKVDAERKFFPGYVLLKANLTDEIFSLVKNTPRVTGFLGGDKAKPVPITESEAQRILNQVQEGVERPKPSITFEIGEQVRVSDGPFASFNGFVQEVDEERARLKVEVSIFGRAVPVDLEFGQVEKG; this comes from the coding sequence ATGACTGCCCGGTGGTACATCGTCCACGCCTATTCGAATTTCGAAAAGAAGGTCGCGGAGGACATCGAAAACAAGGCGCGCCAGAAGGGTCTGAGCGATCAGATCGAGCAGATCGTGGTGCCGACCGAGAAGGTTGTCGAGATCCGTCGCGGCAAGAAGGTCGATGCCGAGCGCAAGTTCTTTCCTGGCTATGTGCTGCTCAAGGCCAATCTGACCGACGAGATCTTCTCTCTGGTGAAGAATACGCCGCGCGTGACGGGCTTCCTCGGTGGCGACAAGGCCAAGCCTGTGCCGATCACGGAATCGGAGGCGCAGCGCATCCTCAATCAGGTGCAGGAAGGCGTCGAGCGGCCGAAGCCCTCGATCACCTTCGAGATCGGTGAGCAGGTGCGCGTATCCGATGGGCCGTTCGCCTCGTTCAATGGCTTCGTTCAGGAAGTCGACGAGGAGCGTGCGCGCCTCAAGGTGGAGGTTTCGATCTTCGGGCGCGCGGTGCCCGTCGATCTGGAATTCGGTCAGGTCGAAAAGGGCTGA
- the rplL gene encoding 50S ribosomal protein L7/L12: MADLSKIVEDLSALTVLEAAELSKLLEEKWGVSAAAPVAVAAAGGAAAAAAPVEEKTEFDVILAAAGDKKIEVIKEVRAITGLGLKEAKDLVEGAPKPVKEGVNKAEADKIKEQLEKAGAKVELK; the protein is encoded by the coding sequence ATGGCTGATCTCAGCAAGATCGTAGAAGACCTCTCCGCTCTGACCGTCCTCGAGGCGGCCGAGCTGTCGAAGCTGCTGGAAGAGAAGTGGGGCGTGTCCGCCGCTGCTCCGGTGGCTGTCGCTGCTGCCGGTGGCGCTGCTGCCGCCGCTGCGCCGGTTGAAGAGAAGACCGAGTTCGACGTCATTCTCGCCGCCGCTGGCGACAAGAAGATCGAAGTCATCAAGGAAGTCCGCGCCATCACCGGTCTCGGCCTCAAGGAAGCCAAGGACCTGGTCGAAGGCGCTCCGAAGCCGGTCAAGGAAGGCGTCAACAAGGCCGAGGCCGACAAGATCAAGGAACAGCTTGAGAAGGCTGGCGCCAAGGTCGAGCTGAAGTAA
- the rplJ gene encoding 50S ribosomal protein L10: MDRAEKRELVTNLNDAFKSAGSVVVAHYAGITVAQMNDLRTKMRAAGGTVKVAKNRLAKIALQGTESENIVDLFTGQTLIAYSEDPVAAPKVASDFAKGNDKLIILGGAMGSTALDADGVKALATLPSLDELRAKLVGMVQTPATRIAAVVQAPAGQLARVFGAYARKDEAA, encoded by the coding sequence GTGGATAGAGCGGAAAAACGCGAGCTCGTCACGAACCTGAACGACGCTTTCAAGAGCGCCGGCTCGGTCGTCGTGGCCCACTATGCCGGTATCACCGTTGCGCAGATGAACGATCTTCGTACGAAGATGCGTGCTGCCGGCGGCACCGTCAAAGTCGCGAAGAACCGTCTCGCCAAGATCGCTCTTCAGGGCACGGAATCCGAGAACATCGTCGATCTGTTCACTGGACAGACGTTGATCGCTTACTCGGAGGATCCGGTTGCGGCGCCGAAGGTCGCGTCCGATTTCGCCAAGGGGAATGACAAGTTGATCATTCTCGGTGGCGCGATGGGCTCGACCGCTCTCGATGCCGACGGAGTCAAGGCTTTGGCCACGCTCCCGTCGCTCGACGAGCTGCGCGCCAAGCTGGTCGGCATGGTTCAGACGCCGGCAACCCGGATCGCCGCAGTCGTCCAGGCACCTGCAGGCCAGTTGGCCCGCGTGTTTGGCGCCTATGCCCGGAAGGACGAGGCGGCATGA